A stretch of Brachyhypopomus gauderio isolate BG-103 chromosome 3, BGAUD_0.2, whole genome shotgun sequence DNA encodes these proteins:
- the fra10ac1 gene encoding protein FRA10AC1 isoform X2, whose amino-acid sequence MDQSALNLVKVHGSGGYDSDFSDDEGGGGPLKHGGKRVCDDELLQKPFQRGKHAAVTHNSVAAAEWDREEARNRRHHLLSMNAFDRHEKFVSDYILYYGGKLDDFKRSTAKDRTDLDVVRANHRFLWRDEDEDDMTWEKELAKKYYDKLFKEYCIADLSRYKENKFGFRWRIENEVISGKGQFLCGNKRCERQEGLKSWEVNFAYVEHGVKKNALVKLRLCPECSFKLNYHHKRKEVKTKKKCRAEESSGESQTPGHRPKRKHRETRRHTKRRREHSSSRSADSQELDEECESEEEANVPSESEHWKGPAPATEDKPKEEEFEEYFEDMFL is encoded by the exons ATGGATCAGAGTGCTCTCAACCTCGTTAAG GTTCATGGAAGTGGTGGATATGACTCAGATTTCAGTGATGATGAGGGGGGTGGTGGACCATTAAAACATGGAGGGAAGAG GGTTTGTGATGATGAACTACTGCAGAAGCCATTTCAGCGCGGAAAACATGCAGCTGTCACACACAACAGTGTGGCAGCTGCTGAATGGGACAG AGAGGAGGCCAGAAATCGGCGGCACCATCTCTTATCCATGAATGCT TTTGATAGACATGAAAAGTTTGTCAGTGATTACATACTGTAttatggaggaaaacttgacgACTTCAAAAGATCCAC GGCTAAAGACAGGACTGATCTTGATGTGGTGAGGGCGAACCACCGCTTTCTCTGGAGAGACGAGGATGAAGACGACATGACATG GGAGAAAGAGCTTGCAAAGAAgtattatgataagctgtttaAGGAGTATTGTATTGCTGACCTTAGCAGATACAAAGAGAATAAG TTTGGTTTCAGATGGCGTATTGAAAATGAAGTAATTTCTGGAAAAG GTCAGTTTCTCTGTGGAAACAAGCGCTGTGAGAGGCAGGAGGGTCTGAAGAGCTGGGAGGTGAACTTTGCATACGTGGAACACGGCGTGAAGAAGAACGCCCTGGTGAAACTGC GTCTCTGTCCTGAATGTTCCTTCAAACTGAACTATCATCACAA GCGGAAGGAGGTCAAGACTAAGAAAAAATGCAGAGCAGAAGAAAGTAGTGGCGAGTCCCAGACACCTGGACACCGGCCCAAACgcaaacacagagagacacgCAGGCACACAAAGAGACGCAGAG AGCACTCTTCTTCACGTTCTGCGGATTCCCAGGAGCTGGATGAAG AATGTGAAAGTGAAGAGGAAGCCAATGTCCCCTCAGAGTCTGAGCACTGGAAAGGCCCAGCTCCTGCTACAGAAGACAAACCCAA GGAGGAGGAGTTCGAGGAGTACTTTGAGGACATGTTTCTCTGA
- the fra10ac1 gene encoding protein FRA10AC1 isoform X1 has protein sequence MDQSALNLVKVHGSGGYDSDFSDDEGGGGPLKHGGKRVCDDELLQKPFQRGKHAAVTHNSVAAAEWDREEARNRRHHLLSMNAFDRHEKFVSDYILYYGGKLDDFKRSTAKDRTDLDVVRANHRFLWRDEDEDDMTWEKELAKKYYDKLFKEYCIADLSRYKENKFGFRWRIENEVISGKGQFLCGNKRCERQEGLKSWEVNFAYVEHGVKKNALVKLRLCPECSFKLNYHHKRKEVKTKKKCRAEESSGESQTPGHRPKRKHRETRRHTKRRRAEHSSSRSADSQELDEECESEEEANVPSESEHWKGPAPATEDKPKEEEFEEYFEDMFL, from the exons ATGGATCAGAGTGCTCTCAACCTCGTTAAG GTTCATGGAAGTGGTGGATATGACTCAGATTTCAGTGATGATGAGGGGGGTGGTGGACCATTAAAACATGGAGGGAAGAG GGTTTGTGATGATGAACTACTGCAGAAGCCATTTCAGCGCGGAAAACATGCAGCTGTCACACACAACAGTGTGGCAGCTGCTGAATGGGACAG AGAGGAGGCCAGAAATCGGCGGCACCATCTCTTATCCATGAATGCT TTTGATAGACATGAAAAGTTTGTCAGTGATTACATACTGTAttatggaggaaaacttgacgACTTCAAAAGATCCAC GGCTAAAGACAGGACTGATCTTGATGTGGTGAGGGCGAACCACCGCTTTCTCTGGAGAGACGAGGATGAAGACGACATGACATG GGAGAAAGAGCTTGCAAAGAAgtattatgataagctgtttaAGGAGTATTGTATTGCTGACCTTAGCAGATACAAAGAGAATAAG TTTGGTTTCAGATGGCGTATTGAAAATGAAGTAATTTCTGGAAAAG GTCAGTTTCTCTGTGGAAACAAGCGCTGTGAGAGGCAGGAGGGTCTGAAGAGCTGGGAGGTGAACTTTGCATACGTGGAACACGGCGTGAAGAAGAACGCCCTGGTGAAACTGC GTCTCTGTCCTGAATGTTCCTTCAAACTGAACTATCATCACAA GCGGAAGGAGGTCAAGACTAAGAAAAAATGCAGAGCAGAAGAAAGTAGTGGCGAGTCCCAGACACCTGGACACCGGCCCAAACgcaaacacagagagacacgCAGGCACACAAAGAGACGCAGAG CAGAGCACTCTTCTTCACGTTCTGCGGATTCCCAGGAGCTGGATGAAG AATGTGAAAGTGAAGAGGAAGCCAATGTCCCCTCAGAGTCTGAGCACTGGAAAGGCCCAGCTCCTGCTACAGAAGACAAACCCAA GGAGGAGGAGTTCGAGGAGTACTTTGAGGACATGTTTCTCTGA
- the pde6c gene encoding cone cGMP-specific 3',5'-cyclic phosphodiesterase subunit alpha' produces MADKDSVEKYLENNPQFAREYFDKKVRAEIINSAFTEKLEINELCSYRDVSKIQEAAVIFDLVREMQTEQVMEKSMHKVLQRICILVKADRCSYFIHRARNGIPELATCLFDVTATSTFENNVVNPLSEIVFPTDMGIVGQVVTTRKGVNVPNVKQNPHFSDFVDQQTGYCTKSMLAAPVVSGKDPLGVLMALNKVGGNDFSKVDEDLFNKYISLASVIALQHYTTYMWNVESRRSQVLLWSASKVFEELTDLERQFHKALYTVRSYLQCERYSVGLLDMTKEKEFYDEWPIKLGDVEPYKGPKTPDGREVNFYKIIDYLLEGKEEIKVVPAPPPDHWALVSGLPTYVAENGFICNMMNVAADEYFTFQKAAVDETGFIIRNVLSLPIVNKKEEIVGIVTFFNRKDGKPFDEQDEQITEALTQFLGWSVLNCDTYDKLNRMEWKKEIAEEMVMYQTRATLGEVQQILNTKEKFDREPEECDQKEMYKLLRASIPEAQDAGLLEFHFSDFPLSEVDLIKCGIRCFFELGVVEKFKVPAEVLTRWMYTVRKGYRDITYHNWRHGFNVGQTMFCLLQTGKLRKYYSDLDAFAMVAAAFCHDIDHRGTNNLYQTKSSSPLARLHGSSILERHHLQYSKTLMADENLNIFQNLQKRQFETVQHLHDVCIIATDLALYFKKRTMFQKIVDATEVMTDEKEAINYVANNPVRKEIIMAMMMTGCDLSAITKPWEVQSKVALLVAAEFWEQGDLERNVLQQEPIPMMDRNKADELPKMQCGFIDFVCSFVYKEFARFQKEITPMFDGLNNNRAHWKELADVYQAKLDAIENEKTKKLETPCKKEEGQGGKSKTCTIF; encoded by the exons ATGGCAGACAAGGACAGTGTGGAAAAATACTTGGAAAATAATCCCCAGTTTGCCAGAGAGTATTTTGACAAGAAGGTGCGAGCCGAGATCATCAACTCTGCTTTCACAGAGAAGCTGGAGATCAACGAGCTGTGCTCTTACAGAGATGTCTCGAAGATCCAAGAGGCTGCTGTCATTTTTGACCTGGTCAGGGAGATGCAAACTGAGCAGGTCATGGAGAAAAGCATGCACAAGGTCCTGCAGCGAATATGCATCCTGGTGAAAGCAGATCGGTGCAGCTACTTTATACACAGGGCTAGGAATGGAATCCCGGAACTGGCCACGTGTCTCTTTGATGTTACCGCTACCTCCACATTTGAGAACAATGTGGTGAATCCACTATCTGAGATCGTGTTCCCCACTGACATGGGCATAGTAGGACAAGTGGTGACAACCAGAAAGGGGGTTAACGTTCCAAATGTAAAGCAG AACCCCCATTTCAGTGACTTTGTGGACCAGCAAACAGGATACTGCACTAAAAGCATGCTGGCGGCCCCCGTTGTGAGTGGCAAGGATCCGCTGGGTGTCCTCATGGCATTGAACAAAGTTGGTGGGAACGACTTCTCCAAAGTAGATGAAGAC CTCTTCAACAAGTATATCAGCTTGGCCTCAGTCATCGCTCTTCAGCATTACACCACTTATATGTGGAATGTGGAATCCAGGAGAAGTCAG GTTCTTCTCTGGTCTGCTAGCAAAGTCTTTGAAGAGTTGACCGACCTTGAGCGTCAGTTCCACAAAGCTCTGTACACTGTTAGGAGCTATCTTCAGTGTGAGAGGTACTCAGTTGGGCTACTGGATATGACAAAAGAAAAG GAATTCTACGATGAGTGGCCTATTAAACTAGGGGATGTGGAACCATACAAAGGTCCCAAGACACCTGATGGTAGG GAAGTCAACTTCTACAAAATAATCGATTATCTCTTAGAAGGCAAGGAAGAGATCAAAGTTGTACC GGCCCCTCCTCCAGACCACTGGGCACTGGTCAGTGGCCTCCCTACCTATGTGGCAGAGAATGGCTTT ATCTGTAACATGATGAATGTTGCTGCCGATGAGTATTTCACCTTCCAG AAAGCAGCTGTGGATGAGACAGGCTTCATCATCAGGAATGTCCTGTCCCTCCCCATTGTCAACAAAAAGGAGGAGATTGTGGGCATCGTCACATTCTTCAACAGAAAAGATGGCAAGCCGTTTGATGAGCAGGACGAGCAGATTACTGAG GCCCTCACACAGTTTCTGGGATGGTCTGTGCTCAACTGTGATACATATGACAAGCTGAACAGAATGGAGTGGAAGAAGGAGATTGCTGAGGAAATGGTGATGTACCAGACCAGAGCTACCTTGGGAGAGGTTCAGCAAATCTTG AACACGAAGGAGAAGTTTGACAGAGAACCAGAGGAGTGTGATCAGAAAGAGATGTACAAACTCTTG AGAGCAAGCATCCCTGAAGCACAGGACGCTGGCCTGCTCGAGTTCCACTTCAGTGATTTTCCTCTGTCTGAGGTTGACCTCATCAAGTGTGGCATTCGGTGCTTCTTTGAACTAGGTGTGGTGGAGAAGTTTAAAGTGCCAGCAGAG GTTCTAACCAGATGgatgtacacagtcaggaagggTTACAGAGACATTACTTACCATAACTGGAGGCACGGTTTCAATGTGGGACAAACCATGTTCTGTTTACTGCAG ACTGGGAAATTGAGAAAATACTACTCAGACCTTGATGCCTTTGCAATGGTGGCAGCAGCTTTTTGCCATGACATTGACCACAGGGGGACCAACAATCTCTATCAGACAAA GAGTTCATCACCTTTGGCCAGACTTCACGGGTCCTCCATTTTGGAAAGGCACCATCTTCAGTACAGCAAGACTCTCATGGCAGATGAG AACCTCAATATCTTCCAGAACCTACAAAAACGTCAGTTTGAAACTGTTCAGCACTTACATGATGTCTGTATCATTGCTACTGATTTGGCCTTGTACTTCAA AAAAAGAACGATGTTTCAGAAGATTGTCGATGCCACAGAGGTAATGACAGATGAAAAGGAAGCCATTAACTATGTGGCCAACAACCCTGTCAGAAAAGAAATCATCAT GGCAATGATGATGACTGGCTGTGACTTGTCTGCCATCACAAAGCCATGGGAGGTTCAAAGCAAG GTGGCTCTGTTGGTGGCTGCTGAATTCTGGGAACAGGGAGACCTGGAGAGGAACGTCCTTCAACAAGAACCCATC CCCATGATGGACAGGAACAAGGCAGATGAATTGCCCAAGATGCAGTGTGGTTTTATTGACTTTGTCTGCTCATTTGTATACAAG GAATTTGCAAGGTTCCAAAAGGAAATCACGCCCATGTTTGACGGCCTGAACAACAACAGAGCCCACTGGAAAGAGCTGGCTGATGTCTATCAAGCCAAGCTAGATGCCATTGAGAATGAGAAGACAAAGAAGCTGGAAACACCATGTAAAAAAG AAGAGGGACAAGGAGGGAAGTCAAAGACGTGTACCATATTTTAA